A segment of the Collimonas fungivorans genome:
GATGGGCATTTTGGAGTTCTCCAGGGCTGAAATCTGCAAAAATTCTTCGACTCCAACTAACAACTAGCGTTTCAGCGACTGTGCCACAATTTAAAGCGTCCGAAATTACGTGGGAAGCAATATTGCGGACGTGCTTATAAAATTCCGCTCTTTCTTGGTTTCGAGACTGACGTTTGGAAACAAGTGCATCACGAGGCATCATGCAATCCACAGGGAACATTCCCAAGCTAGATGGAGTCCGTCAAATGCAAAAACTTCCATTAACTTCGGAGAAACAATGATTGATAATTGATTCACAGGTATAAATCTCTGATTGTACCGGCGAAAATGAGCCTGAGTGTAGCGCTTCGGCACAATCATTTGTGCTGCCAAACTTTGAAGGTATGGGGGACAGCTATCAGATGGGGTCGCGTTTGCTACGATAAACTGGCGCTAGTAAGTCATCGCCAACTGTAGCCAGCATCAATTACCAGTTCGCTGCCAGTAATAAAACGCCCTGTTTTCGACACTAGATATAGAACAGCGGCAGCCACATTGCTGCTTAACCCGATATCTTCAGTTTGACGACTCTGTTTTATGTCAATTAAGGTCTGCGTCAAATCGCCCTCCTTGCGCATAGCCGCCTTCGCTGCAAAATCCGCAGAGGTTTGCTGGCGGCCTGTCATGTCGCACAACGACAATACATTGACGATCGCTCCGCCACCCGCCCTTTCCATGGCGTCGACAACGTGCTTGCTACACAAAATGCTGCCGTTGACGTTGAGCTGCATAGCACGCTGCCATCGCGCAATCGATGCTCCTTGGACAGGCGGTGGATCGGCATCGACGCCGGCGCTGTTGATGGGATGCGGGGTCAAGTCTTGCAATGACATATTACGTAGTCGGCGCAATCATCGAATGCGTTATTGCAAGACTTGACCCCGACATTCTGACCCCGACATTCTCACTAATCCCGGAACGGGATTAGGTGAGTATGCGAGTAGCGCTTTGTTCAAAAGGTGGTCGAAATGACTCTGTTGAACGATAACAGCACTAACGCTAAAGTCCGCTAAAAAGCTCAGCCACTGTGACATTCAATGCGATAGCCAAAGCTTCAATCGCAGACAGAGAGGGATTGCGCACCCCTCTCTCAATTCCACTGATGTATGTGCGGTCAAAACCACACAGGTCGGCAAATCCCTCTTGAGAAAGAGCCCGCTCTTTCCTCAATTCTCTTATGCGTTCACCGAAGCGTATGGATAAAATTTTCACATAAGCATTAGCGCATTTTGTAGACTAATCGAACACGGACTAATCGTCACATGTTACGTTGTAGACTAATCGGCACTTTTGGGCGGCGCGGGTTCTGAGCAATTCAAGGTCTCACAAGGCTGCTTTGCGAAAATTTTATCTTGAGCCCTGCCGTCTCCACGGAATTGCCGATTGTTCGCCCTGACTTCAGACAATGGCAAAGGAGTTCCTTGTGACAAACATCCGTACACGACCTACAGAATCCGCGGCATCTGCTTCAGACTGTTCCGAAGCGATCAGCAAATTCGCCACGAATATTCAGAATCGACTCACCGTGTCCTTTTATCAGGAGGATGACCCCGAAATCTTCTGGATACGACTGCATGGTGCGGGACTCAAACGAGCCGGTTTTGCGCCTCATTCATCGTTGCGCGTCAGAATTATGAGCGGCTGTCTTATGATTACCAGCGAATAAGGCCAAGCGTTCCCTCAATTCAGGGCGGCACTAGTACCTCCACTACCGCGATGTCCTGCAGACGATGTTTTGGGCGCGCACCTCGGCCAGTAGCTGATTCCAGTCGTCCGGAGGATGGCCGCTCTTCAACGTTATGCGGAAGACTCGGCAGGCATCGTCGCTGCTCTCATAGGCGTACTTGATGCTTTCGCTGTTCATCCACGCGCAGACAATCACTTGGCTCGGTGCGCAGAATTCGGAGTCAAGTCTTGCAATTACATATTATGCAGTCGGCGCAGTCATCGAATGCGTTATTGCAAGACTTGACCCCGACCTTTCGAGTTAGAGCTCAAACAATTCATAAGAATGGAATGATGTCCGCCAGAATGTGTGCAAACACGGCCGAAAATAACGAACCCGTTCTGACGTAATTGAGGCTCAGCACTAGGCCAAAGGCCAAGATTGAGATTGCTCCAAGTGGTCCTTGATAAAGGTGATAAAGCACTCGCACTAGTAGCGACACCCCCATCGCAATTGAAAGACCATAGCTTCTCAATCCGCGCAGGAGGAAGCCGAGTAAAAATATTTCCTCGTACGCGCCGTTTATCAACGCCACTAGGACAACGGTCGATAAGGAAACAGATGCATGCGACACCATGCTATCGATAGGCTGAGCTCCTTGGCTAGATACGAATGGTGCGGTAAACACCCACACGGCTACCAATGTCGCCACATAAGTAGCGATCCCAACCGCAACCCCGACGAGGGACGGCGCCGGATAGAGCGTAGAGATTGCGAATCCTCGGATGTACAGGACCAGAAACGCAATGACTCCGAGGATCAGTTCCATGACGATGATGGAATACAGATTTGCATCTGTAAATACGCCGCTGTTGAAACCTGCGGATACCGACTGAATTGAAGAGTAAATTGCCAAGCCGAAGCAGATCATCGCAATTGAAAAAGCCTCGAGCGGGCTTGTAGTCGTGCGCAGCGTGGAACGCATTCATGAGTCCTAACTAGTTTTGTGCGGGGAAAAACCGGGCGTCCGTATATCACGACAACTACGGTCAAGCTTCCTGTGCGCCCTATCGACTGATCTCGCCATTGGCAAACGTCGTTTGTCGATCAGTTCTTGCCCGGTGTATTTTGAAAAGAGGATGCTCGTCTTTGATTTAACGTAGAGGCGAGCGACGCATTTGCGTTACAGCGTCATCGATGTGCAGGATTTGTAGCCGCTGCCAGCCATTAATATGTCCTTGCAGGTTGAAGTGTCGGCTTATTGCCACCCCAGAGCCTATTGCACAGATAAGGAGAGTTCGCCCCGTAACAATTATTTGGCCGATAGCTGTTCAAATTTAATACGAAGCCATTTTGAGACATGCATGCCTCACTCTGGCTAGCTTGTTCTTTCGTTAGGTCGTTTGCCAATGCTAGATTTTTGTAACCACATGACTGCATTGCATCTTTAGCGTCCTGAATAGAAGCGCCTTGTTTTTCCCACGCTTCGAATATGTATTTAGGCGGCTGATAGGAATCTTGGGCCATTGAGGTACAACCTGCGATGGCAAAGGAAAAAAGGGCATATAACAGGTAAGTTTTCATTTTTGGCTATTGAGCGGCTACATCAACAAACTGCGAATTTTCAAAGTTCTTGATTTGAGCCTGTAGGATCTGATTTTTCATTGCACCATCTTGCCCGTGATGAATCTCGCGATGGCAGTTTGGACAGATTGCTGCCATCCAAGAAGGAATGTCTAATCCATCATCTGATAATTGGCGAATGTGATGTGCTTCCAAATACGACTTCCCGCCTTTATTTAAGAATGGTGCCGCCTTCCCGCATGATTCGCAAATACCTTTGGCACGGGCTAAAACATAGGCTTTAACGTCTTCGCTACGCTTGTATAAGTTCTTTTTTGAAACCACAGGTGCAGTGCATACTTTGTTTTCAACGGCGGCGTAAGCACGCTTTCTCATCTCGTCCAGGCTGATATTTTCGGTGACTACGATTTCACTTGATTCATCCTGGAGATGTGCGGCTACCACTGACGAAGGCGTCAAGTGAAATTGTATTAATCTCCTCGGATTGCCTTCTGTATCTGGTCCGATCTTTTCGTCGTCGCATCCTGCGCACACAAACGTTCCTTTAAATCGGTAGATTCCACTTTTCTTTGTGGAGGCAAAGAGGAGTAATTCTTTCCCATCGTTGATATGGTCGCGGATCGCACGATTTCCCCTGAGGAACTGCATGGGGCCAACCTGGCCTTCACCTGTGTAGATGAACAAGCCGTTCTCGTCGTAGCCGTCATGGTAGCCGTGCTGTTCGCCAGCTTCGCTCGTAAACAGAAAGATATAAGGTGCGCTCGCCGGCGTGGAGATTCCGCCTTGCTGCTGTCCACCGAACTTTTCGTGGATATCCCTGCGACGGCTATAGAGTTTTTCGAGTTCGAATGCCACGATCATTCTTCATTCTTGATAATTTCCAACATATTAACTTAAGGCAATTGAATTTATGCAACATTTTGCCGGTAAGTATCAAGAAATGAAGATGAGTGGTATCTAGTGTCTGCGGCACAGCGCTTGCCGCCATTGGCTTTCTATAACGCAGCGACAGCCTCCGCGACTCCATCAACCTCCCGCGCTGGATGAGCACATTTCTTCATAGTGCAAAGGTGGGCCCGGTGTTCGCTGCTTTCCCAAGACAGTGGCACGCAGACAACCGAGCGTCCAGGAAACGTCAGTTAAAATCGACGTAATGCGAACAAGTATCCAAAATCCCTACAAAAAAATAGGGGAAAAGAATACTTGTTGAATTTTTAGCATTGAGGATTTATACTAAGTCTACCAATTCCCTACTTTAAGATCGGGTTGACGGTAACTTATGAAGAAAATCGAATTGATCCGCAAGCTCTCGGAGCTCGATAGGCGCGGGGTGTATGTCCTGGCCCGACGCGACATCGAGAAGCTCTTCCCTGACGAGGGCGAGAAGGCGATGGAGAAGTCCTTGCAGCGGATGGTCGCCGACGGCCTCCTGCAACGAGTGGCCAAGGGGCTCTATCTGAACCCGGCCGCGACGAGCAAGAACCGCTGGATCGCCGAGGAGATCGCCAGGGCGCTGCGCCCTGGATGCCTCTCCTACGTCAGCTTGGAGTCGATCCTGTCCGAGTATGGGGCAATCTCGCAGATTCCAATCAACCGGATGACGGTGATGACGACCGGCAAGAGTGGCGTGGTCGACACCCCCTACGGAATGATCGAGTTCACGCACACCAAGCGGGGAGCTGCGCAGATCATCAAGCGCACGCTGCAGGCCAAGGGCCGGCCGCTTCGGATCGCCACTAGGCAGGCGGCGGTCCGGGATCTCTTGCGCGTGGGGCGCAACGCCAACATGATCGATCGCAGCGAGCTCGAGGACGAATTACAAGGAGAAAACGCATGAGCGAAGACCAGCAGGATTTCAACGCGCTTGTCGACCTGGCCATGGCCAACCCGGGGCTGTCGGCGATGCGGCCGGTGGTGGAGAAGGAGCTGCTGCACTACGAGATTTTCCAAGCGCTCGATGCCGAGGGATTGCTCAAAGGGCTGGTGTTCCAGGGCGGCACCTCGCTGCGGCTGTGCCGCGGATCGGATCGGTTCAGCGAGGACCTCGATTTCGCTGGCGGCAAGGACTTCTCGGCCGACAGCATGCAGAAGATCAAGGAGTGCGTGGAGAAGCGCATTGGCGAGCGCTTCGGCCTGAAAGTGACGGTCAACAATAAGCCGGCCAAGGCCGGCGACGACGGGATCAAGCATGTCCGCGTCGACAAGTGGTGGGTCTCGATCGAGACCTCACCGGAAAATCCCGCGATGCCGAGACAGAAGATCAAGCTGGAGATCGCGAACATTCCTGCCCACACCCGCGAGCTGCTGCCGCTTCGGGCCAACTACGACTTCCTGGCCGGCATGCCCACGGTGCTGGTCAACGCCGAATCACTCGACGAGATCATGGCCGACAAGGTGCTGGCGTTTCCAACCTCGCTTCTGGACAACCAAGGTCAACCGGTGGGACCTGACTCGGCCAAGATCCGCCACCGCGACATCTGGGATCTAGCCTGGATGGCAACGCGCGGCGCCAAGCTAGTCCCGGACCTGGTGCTCTCCAAGATCGAGGACTACGGTGTGGTGGACTACCTCGGGCTGTTGGAGGCCGCGATCAAGCAGATTCCACAGATCGTCAAGAGCCCTGAGTTCACGGCGCAGATGACACGCTTCGTCGCTTCGTCGACGGTCGCCAAGACGCTGGCCACCGACGGCTACGCCGACTACTTGGCGACGTCGGTCGGAGGCTTATTCATCCAGATGCGGACTGCGCTTTTCAAGAGTGGCTATGAACTTTGACTTTTGAGTAATCAACCGAGTCGCGAAATATCAGCTTAGCCATTGCAATGTCGCCTGCGGTCAACGGCCGCACATTCTCTTCAACGACATGATCTTTTACGGAAGAACCGATGTTGTCGGCGTCGGTCTGCGCTCCTTCCAGCTTCACGTCAATACTCTCTTCATGAGGATCGCTGGCATTGTCAGCTTGTTTTGAACAGCAGAATGCCCTCTCCGGTGTCTTATGATTACCAGCGAATAAAGCCAAGCGTCCCCTCAATTCAGGGCTGCACCAGCGGCTCCGCTGCCGCGATACGCCGCAGACGGTCGCCTTCGGAACGCGCCTCGACCAATAGTTGATCCCAGTCGTCCGGAGGATGGCCGCTCTCCAGCATCTTGCGGAACGCCCGGTAGGCATCGTCGCTGCTCTCGTAGGCGCGCTTGGTGCCCTCGTCGCTCACCCACGCGTAGACGATCACTTTGCTTGGCCCATGGTAGCGGAAGAACAGCCGGTACTGCTGGAAGAACTTGGCTCGGAACCAGTGCTTGTGGTCTTCGCCGAGGGTGTTTCCCTGCCGGTATTCGGCCCGCGACGGATCTTGCGGAATCACCTCGAACGCCAGTTCGGCGATTGCTGCCAGCCGCTTGCTGGCGTTCTTTTTTGTGTATCCGGCGGGATCTTTTTGCTTGAGTGCCTCGACCTGCCGCATCAGCGTTTCAATTTGCGCAAGGAATAGCGGGTGAGCGAAAACTGTTCACCCGTTGACGACCAGGTGCGCAGGTTTGCCGCCGGTCATTCATCATCTGCCGGCAAGGCGGCATCCAGATCGACTTCAACACTGCCGACCAGCGACCGAATGCGTTGCACGAAATTGGCGTCGACGGCTTGGAGTCGTTCCGGATGGCTGGCAATGTCGCGGGCCAGAAAGCCCAGGAACTGCCCGAGCACCGGGTCCTCTTCCCCGGCCGCTTCCACGCGGGAGAGTACGACCTCACCGCCGGGGCGGATCGTGTAGTGAATCTTGTCCCACTTGTTCAGCCTCAGGGCGCGGCGAACGGTTTCCGGCACCGTTGTCTGGTAGCGATCGGTCAGGATCGATTCGACTTCAAGGGTGGCAGTCATGGCGCACTCCAATCAATGGGATGGATGACATTCATGGCAATGCATTTGCATTGCCATGTCAAAACAAGCGCATTGCTTCCAGCCGTCACATCGAGGATTGAATTTGCAGAAGAAGCCAAACTATAAACGCGCGATCTACAATTTAAACTTCTAATATATTGATTTATATAAGTTTTCGGTATGAATTTAAATATTCACGAAATATACCGAAGGGCCCCTATGCTGGAACTGCCAGACGACGCAACCCGCCAGAAGACTGTGTGTGGGCACAGGCATCAAAGCCATGGGGTAAAGAGACGAAAACATATGAATCTATCAAAGCAGTATAATTCCATTGGATAGTAATGTTTTTTTATACTAATCAATGGAAATACAATGGATTTCTCTCTATCACTTCCAAGTGAGATTTGCACCGAGCTAGGCGCCCGCGCCAGAGCGCGCCGCGTGCAGATGAACATCAGCGTCGAGGAACTGGCGCAACGCATAGGCGTGTCTGACCAGACCGTCAGTAACTTCGAACGTACCGGAAAATGCACGTTAGCCACTTTTGTGCGCATACTTGAATCGCTCAATGCGACGCCGGACCTGAACGACGTCCTTGTTCCAGAGACCCGCAGCATAGAAGAAATGCGCGCAAAATCTGCGGCGGTCTCTCGCCAGCGCGCTTACCGCAAAGCGAGGAGCACGCCATGAAAGAGCTCAAGGTGATGTACCAGGCGCGTGGCGAATCGCATTGGCTGGGCACGCTGGCCGATGACGGCCGCGACGTCTTGTTCCAATACGCACCAGATGCGCTTGGGCGTGGTTTCGAACCGTCCCCGCTGCGCTTGCCCTTGCGTCCCAACGCGTATCCAGACAAGCAAACCGATTACCTGCAGCTATTGCGCGTACCCGGGCTGGTCTATGACTCTTTGCCAGACAGCTGGGGTTTTCGCCTGATGAATCGCCGACTGGCGGCCACGGGTATCGATGCAGATAAGGTTTCCATCCTGGACCGCCTGGCCTACCTGGGCCAAAACACCATGGGTGCGCTGACCTATGAGCCCGCCAGCGAGAGCCTGGTCGACAGCAAGGATCTGGTGCTGATCGACCTGGCAAAAGAAATACAAATTCTGCTGACCGATGACAGCCATGAGGTGCTGGATGAACTGGCCAGGGCTGGAGGATCGCCCGGGGGCGCAAGGCCAAAAGCCGTGGTCAGCTACAACCCGGATAATGGGCAGATGAGTACCCGGGTGGGACAGGTAGCTGACGGCCAGCCTTGGCTGATTAAATTTCCGGCAAAGGAAGACCAGAGCGACAGCTGTGCGTTGGAAGAACTGTATGCGCGCATGGCGCGTCGATGCGGGCTGGGCATGGGGGCGACACAATTTTTTGAATTACCAGATGGCGCCACCGCATTTGGCACTAAGCGCTTTGACCGCGAACAAGGTCAGCGTGTCCATACGCACTCACTGGCAGGAATGCTGCACGTGAATTTTCAGATCCCGTCGCTAGGTTACGGAGAATTCATGCGCGCCACACGTCGCCTCACCCGCGACGCCAGGGAACTGAAAAAATCCCTGCAACGCTGCATCTTCAATGTGCTGATGAACAACCGGGACGACCACGCCAAGAATCTGGCATTTCTGCTGAATGCACACCAGGAGTGGGAACTGGCCCCGCCGTTTGACCTGACCTATTGCCCTGGCTACCAGGGCGAACACTTTATGGACGTGGCCGGCGAAGGCAAAAACCCGACACGCGCACATGTGCTGAAGGTAGCGCAGACCGGTGGGTTGAACGATAAAGATGCCGAAGACCTCATTGACGAGATGCTGGATCTGATTACCGATGCGGTTCTCAAAACTGCTGCGAGCGAGTTGCCTATCTTGAAAAAAACCATGGCTGCAGTGGTCAAGGACATCGATGCCAACCGCATGAAGCTTCGATAAGTACTAAAGGTGGGGTAGGGTGGGCACGCTTTTGTGCCCACGCGGAAGCGCTACAGCGTGGGCACAAAAGCATGCCCACCCTACTTCTTGACAAGCCAGGCGCGATAGCATCCCCTTTACTCACAGAGAAGTCTGAAGAAACATAATTTCAATATGAGCTTATCCACAAATTACTATAGTTTGCGTCTCGAACTGACGCGCATCGAACCTTTGATCTGGCGCCGTTTGCTCGTGCCAGTCACGATCACCTTGCCTAAACTTCATCGTGCCATTCAGGGCGCCATGGGCTGGACCAATTCGCATTTGCATCTATTTCATATAGGCGATGAACTGTACGGTGAACCTGATCCGTATGGCGAGATGCTTCTGATCGACCAGAAGGGAATCAAGCTATCGTCCGTGCTTGCCGGGAGCGTGCGTGAATTCGTCTACGAATACGATTTTGGCGATGGCTGGATACATCGGGTAGTGGTGGAGAATCTGCAAGAGGCGCATCCTGCGTGGAGTGGCTCGCTTTGCGTGGGCGGTCAACGGGCATGCCCGCCGGAGAACGTCGGAGGAATCTACGGCTACGGTGAATTCGTCGGCGCCATCGCCGATTCCAAACATGAACAGCATGTCGATATGTTGCGCTGGGTCGGCGGTGCATTTGATCCGGAAGGATTCGATATTAACTCCGCAAACTTACGTATCCGTCGACTGAAGGGGTAGCTCATCGAACTCCTGTTTGGCCTCATCAGGCCGAGGCAACATGCCGTTGACCGCCACGAAGTACTCGGGATTGGCAACGAAGAAATCCTGCAGGGCGGGAAGATCGTCTTCAGTTAACCTTCGGGCTTCAAAGTCTGCGGCACCGAAGAGCCGCTGCGATGACGGAGGTGATGGAATCATGCGCGCTAATGTGAGGTAAAGGTTATTTCGAAAAATCGGGCGGCGAACGGGAGTTTAACGCGGCCATAGGAATATTTTTGTCATATCCAACCGCAAGTGAAATTTAGTGCTTGTTCCGGAACTCGCCTTCAAGTCCCTTGCAATTATTTTGCTTGCATTTGTACCAAGCTACATCATCAAAGGAACAGTCGCCATTTAAATTATCTTTTGTAAATTCACAATCTATGAATTCACATTCGACAAATTTGGACCCCGAGAATGCAGTGCCGCGAAATGTGCAACCCTTGAACTTCACCTGCACAAGGATGGCCAGGTTAAAGATCCCCCAATACCATTCGCAATTTTCAAATGTGCAGCCGACAAAAATCGAGTCTATGCTGCCGCCCTCGCTGTCTATGTCAGCGAAGTTGCAGTAGCGAAAGACACAATCTTCCCAACTGGCGGGTTTTGTTAAACGGGATTCAAATCTTTCGGTCTCAAACAGCATATTGGAGTGGCATTCAAGTGTAAAAGTGGATTGAGTGCTGCTTTGCAATGTTGACATCGTATCAGCAGATTGGTTTA
Coding sequences within it:
- a CDS encoding SDR family oxidoreductase encodes the protein MSLQDLTPHPINSAGVDADPPPVQGASIARWQRAMQLNVNGSILCSKHVVDAMERAGGGAIVNVLSLCDMTGRQQTSADFAAKAAMRKEGDLTQTLIDIKQSRQTEDIGLSSNVAAAVLYLVSKTGRFITGSELVIDAGYSWR
- a CDS encoding helix-turn-helix domain-containing protein; this translates as MKILSIRFGERIRELRKERALSQEGFADLCGFDRTYISGIERGVRNPSLSAIEALAIALNVTVAELFSGL
- a CDS encoding SymE family type I addiction module toxin; this translates as MAKEFLVTNIRTRPTESAASASDCSEAISKFATNIQNRLTVSFYQEDDPEIFWIRLHGAGLKRAGFAPHSSLRVRIMSGCLMITSE
- a CDS encoding type II toxin-antitoxin system YhaV family toxin, whose protein sequence is MNSESIKYAYESSDDACRVFRITLKSGHPPDDWNQLLAEVRAQNIVCRTSR
- a CDS encoding CPBP family intramembrane glutamic endopeptidase, which codes for MRSTLRTTTSPLEAFSIAMICFGLAIYSSIQSVSAGFNSGVFTDANLYSIIVMELILGVIAFLVLYIRGFAISTLYPAPSLVGVAVGIATYVATLVAVWVFTAPFVSSQGAQPIDSMVSHASVSLSTVVLVALINGAYEEIFLLGFLLRGLRSYGLSIAMGVSLLVRVLYHLYQGPLGAISILAFGLVLSLNYVRTGSLFSAVFAHILADIIPFL
- a CDS encoding HNH endonuclease, whose amino-acid sequence is MAFELEKLYSRRRDIHEKFGGQQQGGISTPASAPYIFLFTSEAGEQHGYHDGYDENGLFIYTGEGQVGPMQFLRGNRAIRDHINDGKELLLFASTKKSGIYRFKGTFVCAGCDDEKIGPDTEGNPRRLIQFHLTPSSVVAAHLQDESSEIVVTENISLDEMRKRAYAAVENKVCTAPVVSKKNLYKRSEDVKAYVLARAKGICESCGKAAPFLNKGGKSYLEAHHIRQLSDDGLDIPSWMAAICPNCHREIHHGQDGAMKNQILQAQIKNFENSQFVDVAAQ
- the abiEi gene encoding type IV toxin-antitoxin system AbiEi family antitoxin; the encoded protein is MKKIELIRKLSELDRRGVYVLARRDIEKLFPDEGEKAMEKSLQRMVADGLLQRVAKGLYLNPAATSKNRWIAEEIARALRPGCLSYVSLESILSEYGAISQIPINRMTVMTTGKSGVVDTPYGMIEFTHTKRGAAQIIKRTLQAKGRPLRIATRQAAVRDLLRVGRNANMIDRSELEDELQGENA
- a CDS encoding nucleotidyl transferase AbiEii/AbiGii toxin family protein, giving the protein MSEDQQDFNALVDLAMANPGLSAMRPVVEKELLHYEIFQALDAEGLLKGLVFQGGTSLRLCRGSDRFSEDLDFAGGKDFSADSMQKIKECVEKRIGERFGLKVTVNNKPAKAGDDGIKHVRVDKWWVSIETSPENPAMPRQKIKLEIANIPAHTRELLPLRANYDFLAGMPTVLVNAESLDEIMADKVLAFPTSLLDNQGQPVGPDSAKIRHRDIWDLAWMATRGAKLVPDLVLSKIEDYGVVDYLGLLEAAIKQIPQIVKSPEFTAQMTRFVASSTVAKTLATDGYADYLATSVGGLFIQMRTALFKSGYEL
- a CDS encoding type II toxin-antitoxin system PrlF family antitoxin, with the protein product MTATLEVESILTDRYQTTVPETVRRALRLNKWDKIHYTIRPGGEVVLSRVEAAGEEDPVLGQFLGFLARDIASHPERLQAVDANFVQRIRSLVGSVEVDLDAALPADDE
- a CDS encoding helix-turn-helix domain-containing protein, which codes for MDFSLSLPSEICTELGARARARRVQMNISVEELAQRIGVSDQTVSNFERTGKCTLATFVRILESLNATPDLNDVLVPETRSIEEMRAKSAAVSRQRAYRKARSTP
- a CDS encoding type II toxin-antitoxin system HipA family toxin, which translates into the protein MKELKVMYQARGESHWLGTLADDGRDVLFQYAPDALGRGFEPSPLRLPLRPNAYPDKQTDYLQLLRVPGLVYDSLPDSWGFRLMNRRLAATGIDADKVSILDRLAYLGQNTMGALTYEPASESLVDSKDLVLIDLAKEIQILLTDDSHEVLDELARAGGSPGGARPKAVVSYNPDNGQMSTRVGQVADGQPWLIKFPAKEDQSDSCALEELYARMARRCGLGMGATQFFELPDGATAFGTKRFDREQGQRVHTHSLAGMLHVNFQIPSLGYGEFMRATRRLTRDARELKKSLQRCIFNVLMNNRDDHAKNLAFLLNAHQEWELAPPFDLTYCPGYQGEHFMDVAGEGKNPTRAHVLKVAQTGGLNDKDAEDLIDEMLDLITDAVLKTAASELPILKKTMAAVVKDIDANRMKLR
- a CDS encoding plasmid pRiA4b ORF-3 family protein, whose protein sequence is MSLSTNYYSLRLELTRIEPLIWRRLLVPVTITLPKLHRAIQGAMGWTNSHLHLFHIGDELYGEPDPYGEMLLIDQKGIKLSSVLAGSVREFVYEYDFGDGWIHRVVVENLQEAHPAWSGSLCVGGQRACPPENVGGIYGYGEFVGAIADSKHEQHVDMLRWVGGAFDPEGFDINSANLRIRRLKG
- a CDS encoding pentapeptide repeat-containing protein; this translates as MSTLQSSTQSTFTLECHSNMLFETERFESRLTKPASWEDCVFRYCNFADIDSEGGSIDSIFVGCTFENCEWYWGIFNLAILVQVKFKGCTFRGTAFSGSKFVECEFIDCEFTKDNLNGDCSFDDVAWYKCKQNNCKGLEGEFRNKH